The following DNA comes from Dehalococcoidales bacterium.
TTTAATTTCAACCATCTATGCAAATAACGAAATCGGAACAATTCAACCCATCAAAGAAATAGCCAGTATTGCCCTGGAATACGGTATCTACTCTCATACCGATGCAGTACAGGCAATAGGTCGAAATTATATCGACGTAAAAGATTTGGGGGTGGATATGCTTTCCCTCACAGCCCACAAGTTCTATGGTCCCAAGGGTATTGGAGCTTTGTACATACGCCAAGGCTCGCAACTGGCACCGATTATATATGGAGGTGGTCAGGAAAGAGGGTTGCGATCGGGTACCGAAAGCGTTCCGCTGATCGTCGGTTTCGGTAAGGCTGCAGAGGTTGCCAAGCGGGACATGGAGGCTGAAATAAAGCGCCTTAAACCGCTAAGAGACAATTTGGTGAAAGGTGTTATGCGCAATATACAGGGAGTCTTGCTAAACGGAAGCATGGAAAAAAGACTTCCCAACAATGCCAACTTCTGCTTTGATGGTGTGGCTATTGAAAAAACTGGACCTAAGGAAAAACCAGAGGACTATTTTTCGATGAGCTGGGAACTTAACAAGCATGGAATATGCGCTTCTGCCGGGGCTGCCTGCACCGCCGCCGGAGTAACCCCCTCTCATGTACTGATTGCGCTTGGCAGAAGTGTAGATCAAGCTCAGGGCGCTCTTAGATTCTCTCTGGGCAAATGGACGACCCAGGCAGACATAGATAAAACACTTAAGGAACTACCCAAACTGATCGAGAGATTAAGAGAAGAGAAAAAGGCTCAATAATAGCAAATATCAAGGGATAATCGCCCATCCAGAGTATCGCTCTGCGAAGGCGGTTTTTTATTACTAAAACAAGTGAAAGGACGAATTAATTCTATGGCAGAAATTCCAGAAATAGGTAAGGTTTCGGCAGATATCTTTAACGAAATTATTTTTCCAAGGCTTGGCGCAAAAAATAAGGACGTGCTTGTCGGGCCACAACATGGCACTGATGTCGGCATAGCCAAGATTGGCAACATGGCAGTTTCTATGACCACCGATCCGGTGTTTATTGTACCCGAATACGGCTGGGAGAGGGCGGCATGGTTTGCCATACATATATTAGCCTCAGATTCGGCGACTTCAGGGCTAAAACCCCGGTACATAAGCATTGATTTGAACCTGCCCATGAGCATGACCAAAAGCGAGCTTTCAATCATGTGGGATACTATGCACCAGGAGTGCGAAAAATTGGGCATAAACGTTATTACCGGACACACTGGCAGATACGAGAATTGCCATTATCCCATGGTTGGAGGAGCTACCGTGATTGGAGTTGGCGAGATAGATGAATACGTAACCCCGCGCTTTGCCCGTCCAGGCGATAAGGTAATTATCACCAAGGGTCCGGCCATTGAAGCGGTGGGAATTTTTGCCGCAGTATTTGCTAACTCGCTTGAAGAGAAATTCGGCACGGAATTTCGCCGAAAAGCCGAGAGCATTTTTTATAAAATGACAACCGTCGAGGACGCCATGACAGCAGTCACAGTTGGGGTCCGCGATAATGGTATTTCTGCTATGCATGATGCCACTGAATGTGGTATCTGGGGAGGGTTGTATGAGCTGGCTGCTGCTGCTGGTCTCGGAGTAAGAGTAGAACTGGAAAAAATCGTAGTGGAAGAAACCGTCAAAGAGATCTGCAATTACTTTCAAATAGATCCCTACGCTTCAATATCAGAAGGAACCCTGATAATTCTATGCCGACCACACAAGGCAGACCAAGTTGTTCAAGCCCTTGCCGCAAAAGGAATTCGCTCATCAATTGCCGGAGAAATGACAGAAGCCTCCCAAGGAATGATTCTGGTAAAAGAAGGCAAAGAGACCAAGCTGGTACATCCGATTGTTGATCCTTTCTGGCGGGCATTCTACAATGCTGTATCTGGTGAAAAGCCGGGCAGGTAAATTGAGTACCAATAAAGAACAGACAACTTCAGTTCCGGTTACCTCTTTTACACCCCAGGGGCGTAAAAGTATACAGGAGGTTATCTGCCGGGAATTACCGCTGGTAATAAAGGTTAATAGCCAGGAAGCTGCAACCATATTATGCAGCCCGAGTGACATCGAGGATCTGGTGTTTGGCTTTCTCTACTCAGAAGGCTTTATAGAAAGTGTCGAAGATATAATCGATATCGATATTGACTCAGCAGCAACCGCTGTATCAGTAAAAATAGCAAAACCTTTTGAGCCAAAGGCATGTTTGAAACCCCTGATTGCATCAGGTGGCAGCAAAGGGCGATCCTCCCAGAAGAAAGAAACAGAAGTGGTCAGCGGAAAATTGTCTGTCTCCACTGGTCAAATCAACATACTTATGAGTACTTTTCTTAGCGCTTCAACTGTCTATTCCGCTACCCGCGGAATACATTCTGCCGCTATTGCCAGTCCAGAAAAAATACTGATACGCAGAGATGACATCGGTCGCCACAATGCCCTGGACAAAGTTTTTGGCAGCTGCCTGCGAAATCAAATACAAACCCAGAATCATCTGGTTATTATATCCGGCAGGATTTCTTCTGAAATGCTTCTGAAAGTGGCTGCCCACCGATCACCCATTCTCCTCACCAAAGCCGTACCGACCGACTTGGGTATTACCCTGGCACACGACTTGGGCATTACGCTTGTCAGATGCTCACATAACTTGAATATAACTGCTTACTGCCATGATTGGAGGATTACCGATTGACAGTTTTAGACGAAGATATTGCGGTTAAAATACAAGAGCTCAAAAAAAAGCGGCGAGCGGTAATTTTAGTACACAATTATCAGCCGCCTGAAATACACCAAATAGCTGATTTCGTTGGTGATTCCCTGGAACTAAGTCGGTTAGCGGCACAAACCCCAGCTGAGGTAATCGTTTTTTGCGGTGTGCACTTTATGGCAGAAACAGCCTCGATCCTGTCTCCCCAAAAAAAAGTATTGCTCCCTGCGTCTGATGCTGGCTGCCCGATGGCAGATATGGTAACTCCCGATCGCCTGCAAAGCCTTAAAGAGGAACTACCAGGTTATGCAGTAGTTACTTATGTAAACTCATCAGCAGCAGTAAAAGCCTTTTCAGATATCTGCTGCACATCAGCCAATGCCGTAAAGGTAGTATCCAGCCTGGAAAATGACGACATTTTATTTATACCAGACCAGCATCTGGGCAGATTTGTTCAATCCAAAACCGGAAAAAATATCCATTTGTGGCCAGGATATTGCCCGGTGCATGCCAGTATTACATCCGCCCATATCCAGGCATGCAAAAACAAGTATCCGGGCGCAAAGGTAATTGCCCATCCGGAATGCAAAACGGAAGTTCTCACACTTGCCGACGATATCCTGAGCACCGGCGGAATGGTAAAATATTGCCGCCAATTAACTGCTGGTGAAATTATCGTAGCTACTGACGCCGGCATGTTATATCGACTTAAAAATGAAAATCCTGCGGTTACTTTCATACCAGCCAATGCAAATGCAAAATGCAAGAACATGCAGCGAACCAATCTGGATAACGTGCTTGGCTCTTTACAGGAAATGTCCGGAGAGGTTAAAGTAGCAGACGATATCAGAAGTCAGGCATACCGGGCGGTTGAACGTATGATTCAGCTTGGCTAAGGAGATATGCAGGTGAACAGCAACGGTTTCGCCGTAATCTTAATCACCACCTCACAAGATGAAGAATCTCAGCTCATCGCTCGAGTATTACTTGAGCAAAAAATAGCCGCTTGTGTAAATATAATTCCGCAAATCAACTCCCTTTTCTGGTGGAAACAATCGATTGACCAGGAAAAGGAAAGCATGCTTATCGTGAAAACCCGCGTTAAGTTAATAGACGAAGTAGTCCGCCTGATTAAAGAAGTCCATAGTTATGAGGTACCGGAAATAATAGCTCTTCCCATTATTGGAGGCAATTGCGATTATCTGGAGTGGATTGACCACGAAGTAATACCTGAGGAGGCCGAATAGCAATAGCTATGAGCGGGTTTTTCTCTACTCTGAAGGAAGATATAAAAACTGTCTTTGACAAAGATCCGGCAGCCAGAAGCTTCTTTGATGTTCTGTTATTCTATCCAGGCTTTCATGCTCTGCGTTATCATCGCTGTGCCAGTTTTTTGTGGAATAAACACCTTCAGTTTTTTGCCCGTCTGACAGCCCATTTCAGCCGCTTTTTAACCGGAATTGAAATACACCCGGCAGCATCTATCGGACGGCGATTGTTCATAGACCACGGGTCGGGTGTGGTAATAGGTGAGACTGCCGAGATAGGCAACGATGTTCTCATGTATCAGGGAGCAGTGCTCGGAGGGACCACTCTAAGTAAGGGCAAAAGGCATCCTACAATCGGTAACAATGTTGTTATCGGGGCTAGTGCCATTATTCTTGGAGCAATCACTA
Coding sequences within:
- a CDS encoding cysteine desulfurase family protein, which codes for MEKPVYLDYSATTPVDPEVLDAMLPYFNEKFGNASSIHIKGKEARQAVEEARQKVADLINANTEEIIFTSGGTEADNMAIAGTAEASRDLGNHIVITNIEHHAVFETCHHLEKQGYAVTFVPVEPDGIVDAEKIRQAVTDETILISTIYANNEIGTIQPIKEIASIALEYGIYSHTDAVQAIGRNYIDVKDLGVDMLSLTAHKFYGPKGIGALYIRQGSQLAPIIYGGGQERGLRSGTESVPLIVGFGKAAEVAKRDMEAEIKRLKPLRDNLVKGVMRNIQGVLLNGSMEKRLPNNANFCFDGVAIEKTGPKEKPEDYFSMSWELNKHGICASAGAACTAAGVTPSHVLIALGRSVDQAQGALRFSLGKWTTQADIDKTLKELPKLIERLREEKKAQ
- a CDS encoding AIR synthase family protein, with the protein product MAEIPEIGKVSADIFNEIIFPRLGAKNKDVLVGPQHGTDVGIAKIGNMAVSMTTDPVFIVPEYGWERAAWFAIHILASDSATSGLKPRYISIDLNLPMSMTKSELSIMWDTMHQECEKLGINVITGHTGRYENCHYPMVGGATVIGVGEIDEYVTPRFARPGDKVIITKGPAIEAVGIFAAVFANSLEEKFGTEFRRKAESIFYKMTTVEDAMTAVTVGVRDNGISAMHDATECGIWGGLYELAAAAGLGVRVELEKIVVEETVKEICNYFQIDPYASISEGTLIILCRPHKADQVVQALAAKGIRSSIAGEMTEASQGMILVKEGKETKLVHPIVDPFWRAFYNAVSGEKPGR
- the fdhD gene encoding formate dehydrogenase accessory sulfurtransferase FdhD, giving the protein MSTNKEQTTSVPVTSFTPQGRKSIQEVICRELPLVIKVNSQEAATILCSPSDIEDLVFGFLYSEGFIESVEDIIDIDIDSAATAVSVKIAKPFEPKACLKPLIASGGSKGRSSQKKETEVVSGKLSVSTGQINILMSTFLSASTVYSATRGIHSAAIASPEKILIRRDDIGRHNALDKVFGSCLRNQIQTQNHLVIISGRISSEMLLKVAAHRSPILLTKAVPTDLGITLAHDLGITLVRCSHNLNITAYCHDWRITD
- the nadA gene encoding quinolinate synthase NadA; translated protein: MTVLDEDIAVKIQELKKKRRAVILVHNYQPPEIHQIADFVGDSLELSRLAAQTPAEVIVFCGVHFMAETASILSPQKKVLLPASDAGCPMADMVTPDRLQSLKEELPGYAVVTYVNSSAAVKAFSDICCTSANAVKVVSSLENDDILFIPDQHLGRFVQSKTGKNIHLWPGYCPVHASITSAHIQACKNKYPGAKVIAHPECKTEVLTLADDILSTGGMVKYCRQLTAGEIIVATDAGMLYRLKNENPAVTFIPANANAKCKNMQRTNLDNVLGSLQEMSGEVKVADDIRSQAYRAVERMIQLG
- a CDS encoding divalent-cation tolerance protein CutA — its product is MNSNGFAVILITTSQDEESQLIARVLLEQKIAACVNIIPQINSLFWWKQSIDQEKESMLIVKTRVKLIDEVVRLIKEVHSYEVPEIIALPIIGGNCDYLEWIDHEVIPEEAE
- the cysE gene encoding serine O-acetyltransferase; translation: MSGFFSTLKEDIKTVFDKDPAARSFFDVLLFYPGFHALRYHRCASFLWNKHLQFFARLTAHFSRFLTGIEIHPAASIGRRLFIDHGSGVVIGETAEIGNDVLMYQGAVLGGTTLSKGKRHPTIGNNVVIGASAIILGAITIGDGARIGAGSVVVKSVPPGATVVGIPGRIVDNRRHPADLLEHGKLPDPVAEAIRLVLNEQEQIEERLEKLEGKKGHPVAHEELKQKVREVLREFNSEGGHP